The Methanoculleus thermophilus genome segment TTGCATTCACCAGAGCCTTCTCCACCCGGGCATACCGTCCAAAGACCTGTGTCTCGAACGGGAACTCCTGAAACTGCGGTTTCCGGAGGATCGTCTCCCCGTATCGGGTCTTGAGGGATCGGTCCTTGTAACCGTTTCGATGCGCTTTCCGCGCATCGGTGCGTTCGTACTGGGCGGCTCCTGCCTGCTGGAGAGCTTCCTGGAGCATCACCTGGTTGAGGAACCAGGTGATGAGCGTCTTCATGCCGTTCTCCTGATCGGAAAGATAATCTTCGATTAACGCTAAGGGATCCATGGCCCTGTTTCTCCTTTGTCCAAATCTAGGTTGGATCCAGGGCCAATTCAATTTTACAGAACTTTCGTTACGCTACCCCTCTTCATCTTCCCATTGGTGAGTAGAAGAGTCAGCTGGGGTCAGGGAGTTCGTGGAGAGGATACTAGGGTGGACAGGAAGGCTGCGCTTACCAGCCAAGAGATTCGCGGGTTCCGGCCCTACCATTCGGGTGACGACCCCCGGCAGGTAGACTGGAAGATCACGGCGAAGCGCGGCACCCTGTATGTCCGTGAGCCGACAGGACTCGAGGGCGGTGTGTCCCTCATCTCTGTCGACCTCCCGGCGCGGACGGGCGACCCTGAGATCTTTGCCCGGTTCATGATGGCGATCTCGAGCGCCGTCGAGGGTGCGATCGCCGCCCGCAATGACTGTTCGCTCCTGGTCGTCGCGGGTCCTGAGATCGTCAGGTTCATCTCCCGGATCCAGGATATCCGGGAGGCTCTCGCGGCCTTCAGTGGGCTTCTCCCGTTCGAACCCCGCACCTACCTCTACCGGGCGCCTGGGCCAGCTGCTCTCGCTGCCCGGGTGCGTCATCCCGGCGCAGGGGCAGATCCTTGTGATCGGGAGTATCATGCGAGGCTCCGCGACATCCTCTCGGCGTTTGCGGTGGAGAAACCTATGCCCTTCACGGTGGCAATACGGGGAGCCCTCTCCCAGGCGGGCGCTGCTGAGGTCCGGATCTTCTCACTCCTCCAACCAGGCGATAAAAGTCACCTTATCCAGTTCATCCACGAGGCGAAGGTCCGGGGGATGCGGGTCGTCCTCCAGGCACCCGCCGGCGCCGGGACGATCATGGGGGTCGATGCCGTGGAGGTGTTATGATGGGGTTCGACCGGAGGTTCCTTCTGCTCTGCACCGGCGAGGTCCTCGTCGTTGCCGCGGACAATGTCGTGGCCGCTCTCATCCTCCAGATGGTCATCCTTGCCGTGTTCCTCGGCAACTTGCGGGGTTACCTGACCTTCGCCGTCGGGGTATCCTTATTTGCTGTCCTGCTCGCGATGAGCGGCACGGTATATCTTCCTCTTCTCGTTCTCGCGGCCGCTCTGGGCTGCGGTTATCTCATCCTCGCCTTCCGGGACTATCGGCTGACCCGGTGGGCGGGAGGTGATACATGACCCTGAACAATCTCTACTCGGGAGCCTTCAGCCTGATCATCGCGGCCGTTGGCCTCCTTGCTCTCGCGACCGCGACCGGCCGGGGTGACATCACCACTGCGACTCTCGTCCTAGCTGGGGCAAGCTGCTTCATAACTGGAGTCTTTCTTCTTGCGCTCCACAAGGGTGAGCCCATCAGCCCTGAGATTGCCGCTCTCCTCCCTGCCCAGGGAACGATCGGCATCGCGACGCTCTGTGCGGACCTCGGGGTCCAGGGTGATGCCTGGTTCATCCCGGAGGAGGATGGGACCGTTGTCGAGATCATCCCGGTCACCAGTGCCCCCCCGGTGACGGTCGGGGGCGATTACTCCTACATAACCAGGGAGGATGGGTGTGCCGTCCGGCTTGTCCCGGTATGCACCCCGCTTCTTAGGCACCTGCAGGATAAGTATGCTCTTGAGATCCCTAAGGATGATAACGAGGGTCTTCTTGCGTGTATAGAGGAGGTCTGTGATACCCTCCTGGAGATTTCCGGAAAGACGACGGCGGCCCGGGACGGCGCAAATATCATCGTCACCTTGAACGACTACCACCTCGTTCCCGGTTGCCAGGCGATCCGAGAAGTCTCTCCGAAGTGCTGCACCATGGTTGGCTGCCCGATCTGCAGCCTGCTTGCTGCGATCGCGGCGATTGGAATAGGAACTCCAACGAAGATCGAGCATGTTGCTCTCGACGAGAGGAGAAAGAGCCTCCGGGTTATCCTTCGCCCGGAGAGTGCCGGAGGTCCGGGTCCTGGAGTCTTGGGCTGATCGGGTCCATCCCACGATTAGAGCGCTGCGGATCGGAGCCACAAAAGTCGATTTCTCTGTCTCTCTGCAGGGATCAGTCTTGCGGGATTGTCTACGCTGGGGCCTCTGAACGTGTAGGCTCTTTTTTGCAGTATATCATCGCTTAATCCCTCCATTCCTGCCGATAATCCTATGTCGAACGCAAATTGGATAGGCACCCTGTTTCTGTTGCGTGCGTGTCAATTCAGCGGCTTAAACCGCGCGGAGGCCGGCACACGGGCAGTCTTTGGATCTACGACAGATTCTCCGCGACATTCTGAAAAACAGCAGTTCCACAACGGCTGAAATCGAGCTTCCTCCCTCGATGTGTAGACGCGTGTCACAGAAAACGTTAATAAGAGTATGTCGTAGCCTGCAGTAAGGCGTTCCAGGCCGACCGGGTGGGGTGTGATGAAATGATACAGGCAGAAAATCTCACGAAAGTTTACAACGGCAAGGCGGTCGTCGACGGCCTTGACCTTGAGGTTGATGAAGGCGATATATTCGGATTCCTTGGTCCGAACGGAGCGGGGAAGAGCACGACGATCCTGATGCTCACCGGTATGATCGAGCCCACCAGTGGGCGGTGCCTGGTTGATGGGATCGAAGTCGCGAAAGACCCGCTGAGGGTGAAGGAGATCATCGGTTACCTCCCTGAAGATGTAGGGTTCTACGGGAACATGACAGCCGAGCAGAACCTGGACTATTTCGCCCGGTTCTAC includes the following:
- a CDS encoding transposase is translated as MDPLALIEDYLSDQENGMKTLITWFLNQVMLQEALQQAGAAQYERTDARKAHRNGYKDRSLKTRYGETILRKPQFQEFPFETQVFGRYARVEKALVNA
- a CDS encoding DUF58 domain-containing protein; its protein translation is MDRKAALTSQEIRGFRPYHSGDDPRQVDWKITAKRGTLYVREPTGLEGGVSLISVDLPARTGDPEIFARFMMAISSAVEGAIAARNDCSLLVVAGPEIVRFISRIQDIREALAAFSGLLPFEPRTYLYRAPGPAALAARVRHPGAGADPCDREYHARLRDILSAFAVEKPMPFTVAIRGALSQAGAAEVRIFSLLQPGDKSHLIQFIHEAKVRGMRVVLQAPAGAGTIMGVDAVEVL